The nucleotide sequence CCACGAGAAAAGATATTACGCATATTGATATAAGAACTCTGGAAAATTTTAGCCATGTTACAGCTATAAAATAAGAATCATCTATAGCGGATAATCTTATAGCCTTAATCATAGCGAACTTGTAATTTACAAAAGGGTGGCGAAATATCCTTAGTTCTCGCCCAATTTTGCCGTATATTTTATCATAAATTTCAATTAATGATATGAAACAGATAATTAATGCGAATAAGCTAACACTAAAGTGAAGAAATACAGGTGTAATGCTTTCTTTTATTTTATATGCAAAAGCAGATATAGCCCAAATTGCACCTATCAAAGCAATAAATCTCGATAACGCTTTGATAAATCTATTATCTTCGAAGGCTCGGATAAATAACCCACCAAATCTAGCAAGAAACTCCATATGATCCTCACATCCTAAATATCCCAAAGCTAGGATACTGCAGGATCGGCGCCTCAAGGCAAGCCTCAAGCGCCAGCCCCAGCACGTCGCGCGTCTGCACCGGGTCGATTACCCCATCATCCCACAGCCGCGCGGTGGCGTAATAGGGGTTGCCTTCGTCTTCGTATTTCTGACGGATCGGCGCCTTGAACGCTTCGGCCTGTTCCGGCGTCCACGTATCCGCATCACGGTGCACCGTCGCCAGCACGGAAGCCGCCTGTTCGCCGCCCATCACGCTGATCCGCGCGTTGGGCCAGGTAAACAGGAAGCGCGGGGAATAGGCGCGGCCGCACATGCCGTAATTGCCTGCACCGAAGCTGCCGCCGATCAGCACGGTGATCTTGGGCACGTTGGCAGTCGCCACCGCCGTCACCAGCTTCGCGCCGTGCTTGGCGATGCCCTCGGCCTCGTACTTGCCGCCGACCATGAAGCCGCTGATGTTCTGCAGGAACAGCAGCGGAATGCGGCGCTGGCAGGCCAGTTCGATGAAATGCGCGCCCTTCTGCGCGCTTTCGGAAAACAGCACGCCGTTGTTGGCAAGGATCGCCACCGGAAGCCCGTGAATATGCGCAAAGCCGCAGACCAGCGTGGTGCCGTAAAGCGCCTTGAACTCCTGAAACTCCGATCCATCGACGATCCGCGCGATCACCTCATGCACGTCATAAGGCGCGCGGACGTCGGCAGGGATGATCGAATAAAGGTCTTCGGCGCGATACTTCGGCTGCACGCTCGCCTGCCGCACAATCCCTGCGCCGCCTGCTGGCCCGATGTGCGACACGATATCGCGCACAATCGTCAGCGCGTGTTCGTCGTTGTCGGCCAGATGATCAACCACGCCCGACTTGCGCGCGTGCAGGTCGCCCCCGCCCAAGTCCTCGGCGCTGATTTCCTCGCCCGTCGCGGCTTTCACCAGCGGCGGCCCGGCAAGGAAGATCGTGCCCTGCCCTTTCACGATCACGCTTTCATCGCTCATCGCCGGGACATAGGCCCCGCCTGCGGTGCAGCTGCCCATCACGCTGGCGATCTGCGGAATGCCGCGCGCGCTCATGTTTGCCTGATTGTAGAAGAACCGCCCGAAGTGATCGCGGTCCGGGAACACCTCCGCCTGATTGGGCAGGTTCGCGCCGCCGCTGTCCACCAGATAGATGCACGGGAGATGGTTCTCCAGCGCGATTTCCTGCGCCCGCAGATGCTTCTTCACGGTCATCGGGAAATAGGTCCCGCCCTTGACCGTGGCATCGTTGGCAAAGATCATGCAGGTGCGGCCCGAAACCCGGCCCACCCCGGCGATGATCCCCGCGCCCGGCACTTCATCACCATACATGCCATTCGCCGCCAGCTGCCCCACTTCAAGGAAAGGCGCGCCCGGATCGAGCAGGCGCTCCACCCGGTCACGCGGCAGCAGCTTGCCGCGCGAGACATGGCGCGCGCGGGATTTCTCGTCGCCCCCCAGTGCCGCCCTGGCCACGCGGGCGCGCAGCTCTTCGGCCAGCGCGCGATTGTGCGCGGCGCGGGCCTGCGCCTCGGGGCTGGCGATGTCGATATTGGTGGTGAGGACAGGTGCGCTCATCACGGGGACTCCTTGCGGACGAGATAACGGTAGACGCCCACGGCGTTGATCAGCAGCAGGATAATATTCTGTACCCCGATCCCCGAAGCGTCGGGCTGAAGGAACCCCCAGGCGATCAGGCTGAGCGACGACGTGACGAACAACACGAAAGCCCAACCGGTGATCCGCCGCCCCAGATCGAGCGCCACCAGCGCCGCCGCG is from Novosphingobium sp. MMS21-SN21R and encodes:
- a CDS encoding carboxyl transferase domain-containing protein, which gives rise to MSAPVLTTNIDIASPEAQARAAHNRALAEELRARVARAALGGDEKSRARHVSRGKLLPRDRVERLLDPGAPFLEVGQLAANGMYGDEVPGAGIIAGVGRVSGRTCMIFANDATVKGGTYFPMTVKKHLRAQEIALENHLPCIYLVDSGGANLPNQAEVFPDRDHFGRFFYNQANMSARGIPQIASVMGSCTAGGAYVPAMSDESVIVKGQGTIFLAGPPLVKAATGEEISAEDLGGGDLHARKSGVVDHLADNDEHALTIVRDIVSHIGPAGGAGIVRQASVQPKYRAEDLYSIIPADVRAPYDVHEVIARIVDGSEFQEFKALYGTTLVCGFAHIHGLPVAILANNGVLFSESAQKGAHFIELACQRRIPLLFLQNISGFMVGGKYEAEGIAKHGAKLVTAVATANVPKITVLIGGSFGAGNYGMCGRAYSPRFLFTWPNARISVMGGEQAASVLATVHRDADTWTPEQAEAFKAPIRQKYEDEGNPYYATARLWDDGVIDPVQTRDVLGLALEACLEAPILQYPSFGIFRM